One Thalassospira marina DNA window includes the following coding sequences:
- a CDS encoding glycine--tRNA ligase subunit alpha, with product MALDGSQRPPSFQEIILRLQSYWADQGCVILQPYDLEVGAGTFHTATTLRALGPESWNAAYVQPSRRPTDGRYGENPNRLQHYYQFQVLMKPSPANAQDLYLGSLAHLGIDPMAHDIRFVEDDWESPTLGAWGLGWEVWLDGMEVTQFTYFQQVGGFECDPVPVELTYGLERLAMYIQGVENVYDLDYNGNGVSYGDVFLQNEKEQSTYNFEVANTEMLFRHFKDAQAECAVNIERGLALPAYEQAMKASHIFNLLDARGVISVTERAAYIGRVREMSKSCCEAWLRSRGHLKEEA from the coding sequence ATGGCGCTCGACGGGTCGCAACGTCCTCCTTCGTTTCAGGAAATCATTCTTCGACTGCAAAGCTATTGGGCTGATCAGGGATGTGTCATCCTTCAGCCTTATGACCTTGAAGTTGGCGCCGGTACGTTTCATACCGCAACCACCCTGCGCGCGCTGGGCCCGGAAAGCTGGAATGCCGCCTATGTGCAGCCTTCGCGCCGCCCAACCGATGGCCGTTATGGTGAAAACCCCAACCGTCTGCAGCATTATTACCAGTTCCAGGTATTGATGAAGCCGTCGCCTGCCAATGCGCAGGACCTGTATCTGGGGTCGCTTGCGCATCTGGGCATTGACCCGATGGCGCATGATATCCGCTTTGTCGAGGATGACTGGGAAAGCCCGACTTTGGGCGCCTGGGGCCTGGGCTGGGAAGTGTGGCTGGATGGCATGGAAGTCACCCAGTTTACCTATTTCCAGCAGGTTGGTGGTTTTGAATGTGACCCGGTCCCGGTCGAGCTGACCTACGGCCTGGAACGCCTGGCGATGTATATTCAGGGTGTCGAAAACGTTTACGACCTGGATTATAACGGCAATGGCGTTTCCTATGGCGATGTGTTCCTGCAAAACGAAAAGGAACAGTCGACCTATAATTTCGAGGTCGCCAACACCGAAATGCTGTTCCGCCATTTCAAGGATGCGCAGGCAGAATGTGCGGTGAATATTGAACGCGGTCTTGCCCTTCCGGCTTATGAGCAGGCCATGAAGGCCAGCCATATCTTTAATCTTCTCGATGCGCGCGGTGTTATTTCCGTTACCGAACGTGCCGCTTATATCGGTCGTGTGCGCGAGATGTCCAAATCCTGCTGCGAAGCGTGGCTTCGTTCGCGTGGACATCTGAAAGAGGAGGCATAA
- the glyS gene encoding glycine--tRNA ligase subunit beta yields MAELLLELFSEEIPARMQARASADLEKLVTDGLKAADLSFGKVESLVTPRRLTLIIEDLPEKQPDLREERRGPRADAPEKAINGFLTGNGVTLEQCEKRETPKGVFLFAIVEQKGRAASVVLKDIIEDAMNKLPWPKSMRWADHKVRWVRQLDRILCLFDGNVVPVSYGVVTAGNITSGHRFLAPAPFSVKNASEYKAKLNFAKVMLDREERKRVIADGCRKIADDAGLKLVDDQGLLDEVCGLVEWPVPVMGKIDDHFMDVPREVLETSMREHQKYFVLEDASGKLAARFITISNMITMDGNAQIIAGNERVLRARLHDAKFFWDQDRKVTLETRLPKLETIVFHAKLGTVAERVLRMRGLAREVSSAIPGCDVKLADRAAEIAKADLVSNMVFEFTELQGLMGKYYAENDGEKPEVAQAIAEHYAPAGPSDTCPTAPVSVAVALAEKLDTLAGFFAIDEKPTGSKDPFALRRAALGVIRLVLENGLRLPLRRLFAYAVSQYPASIRRDAAVEELLAFFADRLKVHLREQGVRHDLVSAVFALDGEDDLVRLLARVDALADFVSGESGVNLMAGYKRASNILRIEEKKDDTSYDATVDVALLSQDEERRLYEALIDVRHKALPLLRAEDYAAAMAGFAELRGPVDAFFEKVTVNSDNADERANRLKLLAQIRTAMHDIADFSKIES; encoded by the coding sequence ATGGCCGAACTGCTGCTTGAACTTTTTTCCGAAGAAATCCCGGCCCGTATGCAGGCGCGTGCCAGTGCCGACCTTGAAAAGCTGGTAACGGATGGCCTGAAGGCTGCCGACCTTTCATTTGGCAAGGTTGAAAGCCTGGTAACCCCGCGCCGCCTGACCCTGATTATTGAAGACCTGCCCGAAAAGCAGCCGGACCTGCGCGAAGAACGCCGCGGCCCGCGTGCCGATGCCCCGGAAAAGGCGATTAACGGCTTTTTGACCGGCAATGGCGTGACGCTGGAACAGTGCGAAAAGCGTGAAACGCCCAAAGGCGTGTTCCTGTTTGCGATTGTCGAACAGAAGGGGCGTGCGGCCTCGGTCGTGCTTAAAGACATCATTGAAGATGCGATGAACAAGCTGCCCTGGCCGAAATCCATGCGCTGGGCTGATCATAAGGTGCGCTGGGTGCGCCAGCTTGACCGTATCCTGTGCCTGTTTGATGGCAATGTGGTGCCGGTCAGCTATGGTGTTGTTACGGCAGGTAACATTACCAGTGGCCACCGTTTCCTGGCACCGGCCCCGTTTAGCGTTAAAAACGCGTCGGAATACAAGGCAAAGCTGAATTTTGCCAAGGTGATGCTGGATCGCGAAGAACGCAAACGCGTTATCGCCGATGGTTGCCGCAAAATTGCCGATGATGCCGGTTTGAAACTGGTTGATGACCAGGGCCTGCTTGATGAAGTTTGCGGGCTGGTTGAATGGCCGGTCCCGGTGATGGGCAAAATTGACGACCATTTTATGGATGTGCCGCGCGAAGTTCTGGAAACCTCGATGCGCGAACACCAGAAATATTTCGTTCTTGAAGATGCCAGCGGCAAGCTGGCGGCACGCTTCATTACCATTTCCAACATGATCACGATGGACGGTAACGCCCAGATCATTGCCGGGAATGAACGTGTTTTGCGCGCCCGCCTGCATGATGCCAAATTCTTCTGGGATCAGGACCGCAAGGTTACCCTTGAAACGCGCCTGCCGAAGCTTGAAACCATTGTGTTCCATGCGAAACTGGGCACGGTTGCCGAACGCGTATTGCGCATGCGCGGCCTGGCTCGCGAAGTTTCATCGGCCATTCCGGGCTGTGATGTGAAACTGGCAGACCGCGCGGCAGAAATTGCCAAGGCGGACCTGGTTTCAAACATGGTGTTTGAATTCACCGAACTTCAGGGCCTGATGGGCAAATATTACGCCGAAAATGACGGCGAAAAACCCGAAGTCGCCCAGGCCATTGCCGAGCATTATGCCCCGGCTGGCCCGTCGGACACCTGCCCGACAGCCCCGGTTTCGGTCGCTGTGGCCCTGGCCGAGAAACTTGATACCCTTGCGGGTTTCTTTGCCATTGATGAAAAACCCACCGGGTCGAAAGACCCGTTTGCGCTGCGTCGTGCAGCATTGGGCGTTATTCGCCTGGTGCTGGAAAACGGCCTGCGTTTGCCGCTGCGGCGTCTGTTTGCCTATGCGGTGTCCCAATACCCGGCGTCCATCCGCCGGGATGCGGCAGTCGAAGAACTTCTTGCCTTCTTTGCTGACCGTTTGAAAGTTCATCTGCGTGAACAGGGCGTCCGCCATGATCTGGTGTCTGCTGTGTTTGCACTGGATGGCGAGGACGATCTTGTACGCCTGCTGGCCCGGGTTGATGCGCTTGCCGATTTTGTATCGGGCGAAAGCGGCGTCAATCTTATGGCTGGCTACAAACGGGCTTCCAACATTTTGCGGATCGAAGAGAAAAAGGACGACACGTCCTATGACGCGACAGTGGATGTCGCGCTTCTGTCCCAGGACGAGGAACGCCGTTTGTACGAGGCGCTCATCGACGTCCGGCATAAGGCTTTGCCCCTGCTTCGGGCCGAGGATTATGCCGCGGCGATGGCTGGTTTTGCAGAATTGCGCGGACCGGTCGACGCATTCTTTGAAAAAGTAACGGTCAATAGCGACAATGCCGATGAACGGGCCAACCGTTTGAAGCTTCTCGCCCAGATCCGTACGGCAATGCATGATATTGCCGATTTTTCAAAGATCGAATCGTGA